CGCCACGTCCCTCATCCAGGGCGTGCAGTACTACCGGGGCGCCGATGCCGCGAGCACCGTCCCGGGGCTCATGCACGTCCAGTTCGGCGACTACCACGTCGGCGACGTCGAGTTCGTCGCCGCGTTCGACGTCGACGACAAGAAGGTCGGCAAGGACCTGTCCGAGGCCATCAACGCCTCGGAGAACAACACCATCAAGATCAGCGACGTCCCCACCCTGGGTGTCGAGGTCCAGCGCGGCCCGACCCTGGACGGTCTCGGCAAGTACTACCGGATGACCATCGAGGAGTCCGCGGCCGAGCCGGTCGACGTCGTCCAGGCCCTCAAGGACGCCCAGGTCGACGTCCTCGTCTCCTACCTCCCGGTGGGCTCCGAGGAGGCCGACAAGTTCTACGCCCAGTGCGCGATCGACGCCGGCGTGGCCTTCGTCAACGCGCTGCCCGTCTTCATCGCCTCCGACCCGGTCTGGGCCAAGAAGTTCGAGGACGCCGGCGTCCCGATCGTCGGCGACGACATCAAGTCGCAGGTCGGCGCCACCATCACCCACCGCGTGATGGCGAAGCTGTTCGAGGACCGCGGCGTCGTGCTGGACCGCACCTACCAGCTCAACGTCGGCGGCAACATGGACTTCAAGAACATGCTCGAGCGCGAGCGCCTGGAGTCCAAGAAGATCTCCAAGACCCAGGCCGTCACGTCGAACCTCAACGGCCCGCTGGCCGGCGTCGGCGCCGACGACCGCAACGTCCACATCGGCCCGTCCGACTACGTCGCGTGGCTCGACGACCGCAAGTGGGCCTACGTGCGCCTCGAGGGTCGTGCCTTCGGTGACGTCCCGCTCAACCTCGAGTACAAGCTCGAGGTCTGGGACTCCCCGAACTCCGCCGGCATCATCATCGACGCCGTCCGTGCGGCCAAGATCGCCAAGGACCGTGGCGTCGGCGGCCCGATCATCCCCGCCTCGGCGTACCTCATGAAGAGCCCGCCGGTGCAGATCGAGGACACCGAGGGTCGCGCCCAGCTCGAGGCCTTCATCAAGGGCGTCTGACGCTCCCAGCTCCACCGGCTCCGGCCCGGCTCGCACCCGCGAGCCGGGCCGTTGCATTCCCGGTGGTCGAGGAGGTCGGGCCGCCGCGCCCCGGTGGTCGAGGAGGTCGCGCAGCGACCGTCACGAGACCCCTGGCCATGCTTCCGGGACTGTCCGCACGCAGTACCGGCAGCACCTCACCCGGTCTCGTGACGCGCCTCTCAGCAGGCGGGCGGCGGCTGCAGCTGCATCCGGGTCCACACGGCGCGGTGGTCGGACACGGTGGAGAAGAGGACCTCGGCCTGGACGGGGGTGAACCAGCCGTCGTGGAGGATGAAGTCGATCCGGCTGCCGGGGCGGTCGGCGGGAACGGTGGCGCCCTTGCCGGAGCCGACGGCCCAGGAGTCGCCGAGGCCGGAGCCCTTGAGGATGGCGATGGGGCGGGAGTCGGGACCGGTGTTGAGGTCGCCGCCGAACAGCTTGGGCAGCGGGTCGGCGGCCATCAGCTGGACGACGGTCTTCGCCTGCACCCGGCGGGCCTTGCGTCCGCGGTGGTCGAAGTGGCTGGCATAGACGCTGACAGGTACGCCGGCCACGTCGAGCTGGGCGTGGAGCAGTCCGCGCAGCTCCTTGCCGCCGGCCATCGGCAGGTGCGTGTTGGTGGCGGAGGTGATCGGGAACCGGGTCAGGATCGCGTTGCCGCGCGGGCCGGCGCCGGTGTTGCGCGAGTTGCCGCCGTACACGTGGTTCAGGCCGGTCCTGGTGCCGAGGACCGCGGCCTGGTCGAGGTTGCCGCTGACCGGGCGGCCCTTGTCGACCTCCTGGAGCAGGACCACGTCCGGCTTCCAGCCGCGGATCTCCTCGGCGATCCGGTCCAGCTCGACCCGGCCGTTGTGGGCGGTGCCGAAGTGGATGTTGAAGGTCATCACCGTCAGCTGTGCCGGCGCGGGGGTCGGGCAGGTCGGTGGGGCCGTCGGCGGTGGCGTCGGAGTCGGCGGCGGCGGCTCGGTCCGGGTGGGGGTCGCGCCCGAGGAGGGCGGCGGGGGCACCGTGGTGACCGGCTCGCCCGGACCGGCACCCGGCGGCGGCCGGGACGGCCCCTGCACCAGGAGCACGACCACGACGGCGACGAGGACCACCGCGGCAACCGCGACGGTGGCGACCTTCGTCGCCCGGCTGCCCTCGGTCACGCGCCTATGAGACCAGACCCGGGATCAGGCTCAGGCCTCGGCCTCGGCCTTGATCCGCTCCAGGGTCTGCCGGATGCCGCGGCGCAGCTCGTCGGTGAACGGCTTCTGGCCGCCGAGGACCAGCTTGGTCAGCGCCATCGACAGCCCGGAGATGCCGTCGGGGGTCTCGCGGCGCTCGGTGAGGCGGGTGCCGCCGTCGGCGGTCGGCGCGAGCTCGAAGGACCACACGGTCCGGTTCTCGCGGATCCGGAACGCGAAGTCGCCGGGCGTCGAGGCGGTCGGCGGCTGGAAGCGGATGACCTTGCCGCCGGTCGGCCAGCGCTTGATGCCCTGCTTGTTGAGGTTGCTGAAGACCGCGCCCTGCTTGACCACGCCGCCCTTGACGGTCGACTTCACGACCTGCGGGCTCCGCTTGGACATCGCCGGGATGTCGGTCACGAGCGACCACACCTTCTCGGCGGGGGCGGAGATCTCGATCGAGTCCTCGAGCAGCTTCTCGTACGTGTCGGCCATGGCGGTGCCTTCCGTGGGAACAGGGCGGTCCCCGGCAAACTACCCGCAGGTAGCAGACCGGCGGTATGTGACGCCGCGCACACGATGCGACGTCCGATTGCCGCCAGACCCGGCCCGCCCGGTCCGAGCAGGCTGGACGCATGACGACAACGAACACGAAGCCCACGACGAACGAGAGGGTCGCCCTCGTCACCGGCGGCAACCGCGGTCTCGGCCTCGCCACCGCCAGGCGCCTCGGACGCGAGGGCGTGACGGTGGTGATCGGCGCGCGTGACGAGACGCGAGCCCGGGCCGCGGTGCTCGGGCTGCGCGAGGCGGGGGTGTGGGCCAGTGCCGTGCCGCTGGACGTGGACGACGACGCGAGCGTGACGGACGCGGCCGAGCGGATCCGCCGCGAGCACGGCCGGCTGGACATCCTGGTCAACAACGCCGGGATCCTGCCGGAGGCGACCGCGACCGACGCGGTCGATCCCCTCGACCCCGACCTCTTCTGGCGCACCTTCCGCACGAACGTGCTCGGCGCCGTCGCCGTCACGGCGGCCGTGCTCCCGCTGCTCCTGGAGTCCGATCGCGGCCGGGTCGTCAACGTGTCGAGCCGGATGGGCTCGCTGAGTGATCAGCTCGACCCCGCCTCGCCGTACCACTCCCTGGTGGTGCCGGCCTACCAGTCGTCGAAGGCGGCGCTCAACGGACTGACGATCGCGCTGGCCAAGAAGCTGGCGGGTACGACGGTCAAGGTGAACGCGGTGTGCCCCGGCTGGGTGCAGACCGACCTGGGCGGTCCCGACAACCGGGCGGCCGCGCCGACGCCCGCCGACGAGGCGGCCGAGGTCGTGGCGCGGGCGGCACTGATGGGCGAGGCCGGTCCGTCGGGCAGCTTCTTCGACGCCGACGGTCCGGTGCCCTGGTAGCGACCGGTCAGCCGCGGGCGGCCCACCAGTCCCGCAACGCGGCGGCGGCGTCCTCCTGTGACATCGGGCCGTTGTCGAGGCGCAGCTCGAGCAGGAACCTGTACGCCTCGCCGACCTCGCGGCCCGGCCCGATGCCGAGCAGCGTCATGATCTGGTTGCCGTCGAGGTCGGGCCGGATCGAGGCCAGCTCCTCCTCGGCGGAGAGACGGTCGATGCGGGCCTCCAGGTCGTCATAGGTACGACGCAGCCGGTCGGCCTTCTTCTTGTTGCGGGTCGTGCAGTCCGCGCGGGTGAGCACGTGCAGTCGCTCGAGCTGGGAGCCGGCGTCGCGGACGTAGCGGCGTACGGCCGAGTCGGTCCACTCGCCCGAGCCGTAGCCGTGGAACCGCAGGTGCAGCTCGACCAGGTCACCGACCGCGTCGATCTGCTCGTTGCTGAACTTGAGCGCCTTCATCCGCTTGCGGGTGAGCTTGGCGCCCACGACGTCGTGGTGGTGGAAGGTGACCACGCCGTCGTCCTGGAAGCGGCGGGTGCGCGGCTTGCC
The genomic region above belongs to Nocardioides sp. QY071 and contains:
- a CDS encoding inositol-3-phosphate synthase, producing MGSVRVAIAGVGNCATSLIQGVQYYRGADAASTVPGLMHVQFGDYHVGDVEFVAAFDVDDKKVGKDLSEAINASENNTIKISDVPTLGVEVQRGPTLDGLGKYYRMTIEESAAEPVDVVQALKDAQVDVLVSYLPVGSEEADKFYAQCAIDAGVAFVNALPVFIASDPVWAKKFEDAGVPIVGDDIKSQVGATITHRVMAKLFEDRGVVLDRTYQLNVGGNMDFKNMLERERLESKKISKTQAVTSNLNGPLAGVGADDRNVHIGPSDYVAWLDDRKWAYVRLEGRAFGDVPLNLEYKLEVWDSPNSAGIIIDAVRAAKIAKDRGVGGPIIPASAYLMKSPPVQIEDTEGRAQLEAFIKGV
- a CDS encoding endonuclease/exonuclease/phosphatase family protein — its product is MTEGSRATKVATVAVAAVVLVAVVVVLLVQGPSRPPPGAGPGEPVTTVPPPPSSGATPTRTEPPPPTPTPPPTAPPTCPTPAPAQLTVMTFNIHFGTAHNGRVELDRIAEEIRGWKPDVVLLQEVDKGRPVSGNLDQAAVLGTRTGLNHVYGGNSRNTGAGPRGNAILTRFPITSATNTHLPMAGGKELRGLLHAQLDVAGVPVSVYASHFDHRGRKARRVQAKTVVQLMAADPLPKLFGGDLNTGPDSRPIAILKGSGLGDSWAVGSGKGATVPADRPGSRIDFILHDGWFTPVQAEVLFSTVSDHRAVWTRMQLQPPPAC
- a CDS encoding SRPBCC family protein, with the protein product MADTYEKLLEDSIEISAPAEKVWSLVTDIPAMSKRSPQVVKSTVKGGVVKQGAVFSNLNKQGIKRWPTGGKVIRFQPPTASTPGDFAFRIRENRTVWSFELAPTADGGTRLTERRETPDGISGLSMALTKLVLGGQKPFTDELRRGIRQTLERIKAEAEA
- a CDS encoding SDR family NAD(P)-dependent oxidoreductase translates to MTTTNTKPTTNERVALVTGGNRGLGLATARRLGREGVTVVIGARDETRARAAVLGLREAGVWASAVPLDVDDDASVTDAAERIRREHGRLDILVNNAGILPEATATDAVDPLDPDLFWRTFRTNVLGAVAVTAAVLPLLLESDRGRVVNVSSRMGSLSDQLDPASPYHSLVVPAYQSSKAALNGLTIALAKKLAGTTVKVNAVCPGWVQTDLGGPDNRAAAPTPADEAAEVVARAALMGEAGPSGSFFDADGPVPW